The following are encoded in a window of Dysidea avara chromosome 4, odDysAvar1.4, whole genome shotgun sequence genomic DNA:
- the LOC136252765 gene encoding uncharacterized protein, with amino-acid sequence MLLIKPSDNDIADGEIINSGVLVNFTASCYDIEVNETEAIVRVSVFGEFDTNFRVNVIAAASDQSEQSEAFFPEGANEGQFFVGSSTALVPIQVFPETLRSGIPGRFNVTLEAVDDGVFIGSPSEAVVKVPSPFV; translated from the exons ATGTTGTTGATAAAGCCAAGTGATAATGACATAGCTGATGGAGAAATAATAAATTCTGGAG TATTGGtcaatttcactgctagctgTTATGATATAGAAGTTAATGAAACTGAAGCTATTGTACGAGTATCAGTCTTTGGAGAATTTGATACTAATTTTCGTGTAAATGTGATAGCTGCAGCCTCAGATCAATCAGAACAAA gTGAAGCCTTTTTCCCTGAGGGAGCCAATGAAGGGCAATTTTTTGTTGGTAGCAGTACTGCTCTAGTGCCCATACAAGTGTTTCCTGAGACACTACGTAGTGGAATTCCTGGAAGATTTAATGTCACATTAGAGGCGGTAGATGATGGTGTGTTTATTGGATCACCAAGTGAAGCTGTGGTCAAGGTCCCTTCACCATTTGTATAA
- the LOC136253841 gene encoding adhesion G-protein coupled receptor V1-like: MANPFGCISLFITVLLLLRKYQVDATFGSRIRPYVSVSFSHSVYSAIESDGRVAVTIVASRYHYSKPFSVKIKSSVSTHLRPYASSSDFDEGTQDVWFSSGQTEATVYIRINDDNVVENTEAFKVEILISQEKYNNDIKFGGQTVAIVYIKNDDKQPPSPTITVQFSKDKYMVDESTDYASLKIIINSNIKRRYPISFKYKVFVSYKFSPNAASSADVQTGLFFAYVPGKQNVVYIKVQIFDDKLLEGTEAFRVQLSIPNHHKENGVKLGDPSGATIFIKDDEKQPTPRPPATPPITVHIERSFYTVQESCTMLSVTLVVVGEVREEFTVRVITDPFTPSARDFESGIYTANFVPGQSRSSVCIVVIDDDIREGNETFGLLLAIPIPTQKLNVSAGNPSFADVKIIDDLDDGMGLPVQLPPTMEERTTMCVCKDRPTPSPTTPPPMTTPPPMTTPPPMTTPPPMTTLLPPVITTFIPSPSPSPSPSPSPSPSPSSRPSPSPRPSPSPSPSLSPTPIIMVSFKESSYSAPEGNGSITFTIQLSQAFDEPTSVEFCTQESDPLSAEDSRDYTAISSETVTFAPGETCVSVVVSVTDDEVHEKDETFVGLLKTSNSTPDNVLIGEPSMAGGIIIDDDDLIVRFLNDTSSAVESDGSILFTVISLVTSDNPFTVQVCTRDIDLSAEADVDYTSVVTNITFNNGDNRQVFAVPITNDDIAEADETFEVFLKNIPDSPYNVIFADPSVAVGTIFDNEIPSVEFLFNSTTVDESDGVATFTLISSFPSDEPFTVQVTSGETDPVSARKDDDYTPTVVNVTFPAGVTMVNITVPVVPDLVIEDTEMFHVRIDELPDQPVTLAEQNISLGIIIDDDTPLTVRFNTTVVRDDESAGSLIFFLETNRPADVSFTVQVCTEDDDDVGSGSGSGLELGMATADDDYVSGAFDVTFGVGDTSAEVSINITEDTIDEGSEVFGLVLKRTDDTPDLVEIVDPMRATGTIVDNDEPGVRFQSDSSTAPESNGFITFLCTHQGDATFGSRIRPYVSVSFSHSGYSARESDGRVAVTIVAFRYYYYKSFSVKIKSSVNTQLRPYASSSDFHEGTQVVSFSSRQTKATAYIRINDDNKVEYTEGFKVEILISQDVYISGVRFGKNSIATVYIKNDDIATTHPPSPPPTHPPTSYKGGVVKVRLSQKEYRVKESDGFAVIKLLVSGYRRSSIQIGARAFTPTKFDLPAAVGSDFKIGYYYVNCPSYANEAIIKIPIFNDNTEEETESFAITLFKKDKGVNIWDPFIAEVIIEDGGDPWSVLMVRLKWRRKEGEVQSCLRGDMSFNSDVGIDAGERQV, encoded by the exons ATGGCTAATCCTTTTGGTTGTATAAGCCTGTTCATAACTGTACTACTACTTTTGCGTAAATATCAAGTTGATGCAACGTTTGGATCAAGAATTA GACCATATGTGAGTGTTTCCTTCAGCCACAGTGTATATAGTGCAATAGAATCAGATGGAAGAGTGGCTGTAACTATTGTGGCTTCCAGATACCATTATTCTAAACCATTTTCAGTGAAGATCAAGTCTAGTGTCAGCACTCATCTAAGACCATATG CCTCATCATCAGATTTTGATGAAGGTACTCAAGATGTATGGTTTTCATCTGGACAGACTGAGGCAACTGTATACATTCGTATTAATGATGATAATGTTGTCGAGAATACTGAGGCATTTAAAGTGGAAATACTGATATCACAAGAAAaatataataatgatataaAGTTTGGTGGACAAACCGTGGCAATTGTGTACATAAAAAATG ATGATAAACAGCCTCCATCACCAA CAATTACGGTACAGTTCAGTAAAGACAAATACATGGTTGATGAATCTACAGACTATGCttcattaaaaataataatcaacAGTAATATCAAAAGGAGATATCCAATTTCATTTAAATACAAAGTATTTGTATCATACAAGTTTTCACCTAATGCAG CAAGCAGTGCTGATGTACAAACTGGTCTATTCTTTGCATATGTACCTGGAAAACAAAATGTGGTTTATATAAAAGTTCAAATATTTGATGATAAACTGTTGGAGGGAACAGAAGCATTTAGAGTGCAGTTGTCCATACCAAACCATCATAAAGAAAATGGTGTAAAACTAGGAGATCCTTCAGGTGCTACTATTTTCATTAAAGATG ATGAAAAGCAACCCACTCCAAGGCCACCAGCAACTC CCCCAATTACAGTTCACATTGAGAGATCATTCTACACAGTACAAGAATCATGTACTATGTTATCAGTGACACTGGTGGTAGTGGGAGAAGTGAGGGAAGAATTTACAGTTCGGGTCATTACGGATCCTTTCACACCATCAGCTAGAG ACTTTGAGAGTGGCATTTACACAGCAAACTTTGTGCCAGGACAATCACGAAGCAGTGTTTGTATTGTAGTCATTGATGATGACATCAGGGAAGGAAATGAGACATTTGGCTTGTTGCTAGCCATTCCTATACCTACTCAGAAACTCAATGTCTCAGCTGGCAATCCATCCTTTGCTGATGTGAAAATAATAG ATGATCTTGATGATGGTATGGGGTTACCAGTTCAGTTACCTCCTACAATGGAAGAAAGGACCACAATGTGTGTATGTAAGGATCGTCCTACCCCATCACCAACTACTCCACCTCCAATGACTACTCCACCTCCAATGACTACTCCACCTCCAATGACTACTCCACCTCCAATGACTACTCTTCTACCTCCAGTGATCACTACCTTTATTCCCAGTCCTTCACCCAGCCCCAGTCCTTCACCCAGTCCCAGTCCTTCTCCCAGCTCCAGGCCTTCTCCCAGCCCCAGGCCTTCTCCCAGCCCCAGTCCTTCCCTCTCTCCCACACCAataataatggtgtcatttaaGGAGAGTTCTTATTCTGCACCAGAGGGAAATGGCAGTATCACTTTTACTATACAATTATCACAAGCTTTTGATGAACCAACTTCTGTGGAGTTCTGTACACAAGAATCTGACCCACTATCAGCTGAAG ATAGCAGAGACTACACTGCTATTTCCAGTGAAACTGTCACATTTGCTCCTGGTGAAACATGTGTGTCTGTGGTTGTTAGTGTAACTGATGATGAAGTACATGAGAAAGATGAGACTTTTGTTGGCTTACTGAAGACAAGTAATTCAACTCCTGATAATGTCTTAATTGGGGAACCATCCATGGCAGGTGGTAttatcattgatgatgatgatctca TTGTCAGATTCCTGAATGACACTAGTAGTGCTGTAGAGTCTGATGGTTCCATACTGTTCACTGTCATATCACTGGTGACATCTGATAATCCATTTACTGTGCAAGTGTGTACAAGAGACATTGATCTCTCTGCTGAAG CTGATGTAGACTATACTAGTGTGGTGACCAACATCACATTTAACAATGGAGATAACCGTCAAGTCTTTGCTGTTCCTATCACTAATGATGATATTGCTGAGGCTGATGAAACATTTGAAGTTTTTCTGAAGAATATTCCAGATAGTCCTTATAATGTGATCTTTGCTGATCCATCAGTCGCTGTGGGGACCATTTTTGATAATGAAATACCTA GTGTTGAGTTCTTGTTCAATTCAACTACAGTTGATGAATCTGATGGTGTTGCAACTTTCACTCTTATTTCATCATTTCCATCTGATGAACCTTTCACTGTTCAAGTCACTTCAGGAGAGACTGATCCGGTGTCTGCAAGAA AGGATGATGATTACACACCAACTGTGGTTAATGTAACATTCCCAGCTGGAGTTACCATGGTTAATATAACTGTACCAGTTGTTCCTGATCTTGTGATTGAAGACACTGAAATGTTTCATGTAAGAATAGATGAATTACCTGATCAACCTGTCACATTAGCAGAACAAAACATTTCACTGGGcatcatcattgatgatgacaCTCCAT TGACTGTGAGGTTCAACACTACTGTGGTCAGAGATGACGAGTCAGCCGGTAGTTTGATATTCTTTCTAGAAACCAACAGACCTGCTGATGTATCATTTACTGTACAAGTGTGcactgaagatgatgatgatgtgggaTCAGGATCTGGATCTGGATTGGAGTTGGGAATGGCCACAG ctgatgaTGATTATGTTTCTGGTGCCTTTGATGTCACATTTGGTGTTGGAGACACTAGTGCAGAAGTTTCCATTAATATAACCGAAGATACCATTGATGAAGGCAGTGAAGTTTTTGGACTAGTTCTCAAGAGAACAGATGACACACCAGATTTAGTGGAGATTGTAGATCCAATGAGAGCCACTGGTACAATAGTTGACAATGATGAACCAG GAGTGAGATTCCAAAGTGATTCCAGCACTGCTCCAGAGTCCAATGGCTTCATTACATTTTTATGTACTCATCAAGGAGATGCTACCTTTGGATCAAGAATca GGCCGTATGTGAGTGTTTCCTTCAGCCACAGTGGATATAGTGCAAGAGAATCAGATGGAAGAGTGGCTGTGACTATTGTGGCTTTCAGATACTATTATTATAAATCATTTTCAGTGAAAATCAAATCTAGTGTGAACACTCAACTAAGACCATATG CCTCATCATCAGATTTTCATGAAGGTACTCAGGTTGTATCATTTTCATCCAGACAGACAAAAGCAACTGCCTATATTCGTATTAATGATGATAATAAAGTTGAATACACTGAGGGATTTAAAGTGGAAATATTAATATCACAAGATGTATATATCAGTGGAGTGAGATTTGGTAAAAATTCTATAGCAACTGTTTATATTAAAAATG ATGATATAGCTACTACTCATCCACCAAGTCCTCCACCAACCCATCCACCAACAAGTTATAAAG GTGGTGTAGTAAAAGTCCGTCTTAGTCAGAAGGAGTACAGAGTGAAGGAATCTGATGGATTTGCTGTGATTAAGTTACTTGTTAGTGGATACAGGAGGTCTTCAATACAAATTGGAGCTAGAGCATTTACACCCACCAAATTTGACTTACCAGCAG CGGTTGGCAGTGATTTTAAGATTGGTTATTATTATGTCAACTGTCCCTCTTATGCCAATGAGGCTATTATTAAAATTCCTATCTTCAATGACAACACTGAAGAAGAGACTGAATCGTTTGCAATCACTTTGTTTAAGAAAGATAAAGGAGTAAATATTTGGGACCCTTTCATTGCAGAAGTCATAATAGAAGATG GTGGAGACCCTTGGAGTGTATTGATGGTTCGCTTGAAGTGGCGAAGAAAAGAGGGAGAAGTACAGTCTTGTCTCCGGGGTGATATGAGCTTCAACAGTGACGTTGGGATTGATGCAGGGGAGCGGCAGGTGTAA